Proteins encoded by one window of Lepeophtheirus salmonis chromosome 3, UVic_Lsal_1.4, whole genome shotgun sequence:
- the LOC121115174 gene encoding beta-1,4-galactosyltransferase 4 — protein MNRNIIPSDLNNKYIRNLLLCLLIIAQIYLLVSLRSYKSIRSQKNEESHSKNMQVDFVFDEQKFLAVKENLKEEILNEFNDDPKEAFKSLRQKLSKEANTFKIIQEQVDWVRNLVRKAEESKKSILGSLTSIVFPNSRIKRSILFGRKCPEESPKLLGDIFIQEENIPELDPQGKSFHEWFGPLQKGGIFKTEECEAEQRVAIIIPFRDREEHLNVWLHNMHPILQRQQIDYRIYVIEQGDKNKFNRGALMNVGYQEAQSSSTLDFNCFIFQDVDLIPENDHNLYTCAKGNQVKHMAVAVSKWKYKLIYNNYFGGVTALSKEQFTKINGFANGFYGWGGEDDDFYRRIDRQNFTIFRLPGYKSRYTMLKHDFVESDEDVVNEMNERSESGRLHDNGISNLMYEKLDETQLPLYTRIKVRLPPSPKVHKKQKNIFQNGANSLLNKLNGFINNAASHYLKPTQNEERDTVY, from the exons ATGAACAGAAACATTATACCAAgtgatctaaataataaatatattcggaatttgcttttgtgtttacTCATAATTGCTCAAATATATCTCCTCGTGAGTTTAAGGAGCTATAAATCCATTCGAtctcaaaaaaatgaagaatcacATAGCAAGAACATGCAAGTAGATTTTGTATTTGATGAACAAAAGTTTCTTGCAGTCAAGGAAAATCTCAAAGAAGAAATTCTAAACGAATTTAATGATGATCCGAAAGAAGCATTCAAAAGTCTTCGGCAAAAGTTGTCCAAGGAAGCGAACACTTTCAAGATAATACAAGaa CAAGTGGATTGGGTAAGAAATCTTGTACGCAAAGCTGAAGAATCTAAAAAATCCATACTTGGTTCTTTGACTTCAATCGTTTTCCCAAACAGtagaataaaaagaagtatacTATTCGGAAGGAAATGTCCTGAGGAATCTCCAAAGTTATTAGGAGATATCTTTattcaagaagaaaatataccGGAACTGGATCCACAAGGCAAAAGCTTCCATGAATGGTTTGGGCCTTTACAGAAAGGTGGAATATTTAAAACAGAAGAATGTGAGGCAGAGCAAAGAGTGGCCATTATCATTCCCTTTCG GGATCGAGAAGAGCATCTAAATGTTTGGCTTCATAATATGCATCCCATTCTCCAACGACAACAGATCGACTACAGGATCTACGTAATAGAGCAAggagataaaaacaaatttaatcgCGGAGCACTAATGAATGTGGGATATCAAGAAGCACAATCATCATCAACTCTCGActttaattgctttatttttcaagatgttGACTTAATTCCAGAGAATGatca taaccTTTACACGTGTGCAAAGGGGAATCAAGTCAAGCACATGGCAGTCGCTGTTAGTAAATGGAAgtacaaattaatttacaataactACTTTGGAGGAGTAACAGCACTTTCAAAGgagcaatttacaaaaattaatggatttgCAAATGGATTCTACGGCTGGGGTGGAGAGGATGACGACTTTTACCGAAGAATTGATCGTCAAAACTTTACAATCTTCCGACTTCCTGGCTACAAAAGTCGTTATACCATGTTAAAACACGATTTC GTGGAATCGGATGAGGACGTTGTAAACGAAATGAATGAAAGAAGTGAGTCTGGGAGACTCCATGATAATGGCATATCTAACTTAATGTATGAAAAACTTGATGAAACCCAACTCCCTCTCTATACGAGAATAAAAGTTCGCTTACCCCCATCACCAAAAgttcacaaaaaacaaaagaatattttccaaaatggagcgaattcattattgaataaattaaatggtTTCATCAATAATGCAGCAAGCCACTACTTGAAGCCGACTCAAAATGAAGAAAGGGATACAGTCTACTAA
- the LOC121115176 gene encoding uncharacterized protein isoform X1, producing the protein MFTYSYMVGAVALLFSGHSLGATVDSDVSQQINSTKVIHAANSSEDKNSFWKTSRGSVFSLWNNALDSASNFTEDFVDQFNHTISFNGTDIHDVLEGIIPSANAVYVGAGVGLFCALTGPCLLVAIGFGPAGIILGSIAASCQSCCWGGNTGNPFSFFQSLGATEVSFQCRYFELKFFKHIEEWFINLNNAHNMKMNEIVD; encoded by the exons ATGTTCACGTATTCATATATGGTTGGAGCTGTTGCTCTACTTTTTTCGGGACATTCACTGGGCGCAACTGTAGATTCTG ACGTAAGCCAACAAATAAACTCCACCAAAGTAATTCATGCAGCCAATTCGTCAGaggataaaaatagtttttggaaGACTTCGAGGGGATCTGTATTTAGTCTATGGAATAATGCACTAGATTCGGCAAGTAACTTTACAGAAG aCTTTGTTGACCAATTTAACCACACGATAAGTTTCAACGGAACGGATATACATGATGTATTGGaag GGATAATTCCATCAGCAAACGCAGTTTATGTGGGTGCTGGAGTGGGGTTATTTTGTGCACTGACTGGACCATGTTTATTGGTTGCGATTGGTTTCGGTCCTGCGGGAATAATATTAGGATCAATTGCGGCAAGCTGTCAATCTTGTTGTTGGGGTGGAAATACAGGAAaccctttttctttctttcaaagtTTAGGTGCTACGGAAGTATCATTTCAATGTCGat atttcgagctgaaattttttaagcatataGAAGAATGGTTTATCAACTTGAACAATGCACACAacatgaaaatgaatgaaattgtCGACTAA
- the LOC121115176 gene encoding uncharacterized protein isoform X2: MFTYSYMVGAVALLFSGHSLGATVDSDVSQQINSTKVIHAANSSEDKNSFWKTSRGSVFSLWNNALDSASNFTEDFVDQFNHTISFNGTDIHDVLEGIIPSANAVYVGAGVGLFCALTGPCLLVAIGFGPAGIILGSIAASCQSCCWGGNTGNPFSFFQSLGATEVSFQCRFFFGLITGISATVIYEYIHRMEYI; encoded by the exons ATGTTCACGTATTCATATATGGTTGGAGCTGTTGCTCTACTTTTTTCGGGACATTCACTGGGCGCAACTGTAGATTCTG ACGTAAGCCAACAAATAAACTCCACCAAAGTAATTCATGCAGCCAATTCGTCAGaggataaaaatagtttttggaaGACTTCGAGGGGATCTGTATTTAGTCTATGGAATAATGCACTAGATTCGGCAAGTAACTTTACAGAAG aCTTTGTTGACCAATTTAACCACACGATAAGTTTCAACGGAACGGATATACATGATGTATTGGaag GGATAATTCCATCAGCAAACGCAGTTTATGTGGGTGCTGGAGTGGGGTTATTTTGTGCACTGACTGGACCATGTTTATTGGTTGCGATTGGTTTCGGTCCTGCGGGAATAATATTAGGATCAATTGCGGCAAGCTGTCAATCTTGTTGTTGGGGTGGAAATACAGGAAaccctttttctttctttcaaagtTTAGGTGCTACGGAAGTATCATTTCAATGTCGat ttttcttTGGATTGATAACCGGGATATCAGCTACGgtcatatatgaatatatacatagaatggAATACATCTAA